A window of the Entelurus aequoreus isolate RoL-2023_Sb linkage group LG28, RoL_Eaeq_v1.1, whole genome shotgun sequence genome harbors these coding sequences:
- the LOC133645213 gene encoding uncharacterized protein LOC133645213 isoform X2, whose product MASRGGKTPQQGIKAHFTRHSKTTTTNSGTSLASPASSSVAAKEANAGSMTAASLPPEMESLHRLMTASMENIIAPLKRTMDEVKIIVEDQGKRIVDLEENATQLTERVTALEAICEQLLTQNESLNERMEDASNRSRRCNLRVTNVLPSPGERNDCVQFMQNFFATVLGDVFTEPPILDRAHRIGQDACTTGRQEPATMEGTENYALSRLCASYCETSCHIHQARLPDMERNTTTKPARRGRATTQERGDTGREREEENGAGLGNEEDGTHGKNGPGGEDEAMGGISVEGEYNDEVNDGEEEDGGSGSESGDNMGALDENDGTE is encoded by the exons ATGGCTTCGCGGGGCGGCAAAACTCCACAGCAGGGGATAAAGGCGCACTTTACTCGGCATAGTAAAACTACCACTACAAACAGTGGGACTAGCTTAGCCTCTCCAGCTAGTAGCTCTGTAGCTGCTAAAGAGGCTAATGCTGGTAGCATGACCGCAGCCAGCCTACCCCCAGAAATGGAGAGCCTACACCGACTCATGACCGCATCAATGGAGAATATAATAGCTCCGCTGAAGAGGACCATGGATGAAGTGAAGATAATTGTGGAGGATCAAGGCAAAAGGATCGTCGACTTGGAAGAAAACGCAACGCAGCTAACTGAACGAGTCACCGCTCTTGAGGCTATATGTGAGCAGCTCTTGACCCAGAACGAGTCACTGAACGAACGCATGGAAGACGCCTCTAACAGGTCTAGACGCTGCAACCTGCGCGTCACGAACGTACTACCGAGTCCTGGGGAAAGGAACGACTGTGTTCAATTCATGCAAAACTTTTTTGCCACAGTACTTGGGGACGTGTTCACCGAGCCACCCATACTAGACAGAGCGCACAGGATCG GACAAGATGCGTGCACTACGGGCAGACAGGAGCCTGCTACAATGGAAGGGACAGAAAATTATGCTCTATCCAGATTATGCGCCAGCTACTGTGAAACTTCGTGCCACATTCACCAAG CCAGACTCCCGGACATGGAGAGAAACACAACTACCAAACCAGCGAGAAGAGGGCGCGCCACCACCCAGGAGAGAGGCGACACCGGCCGGGAGAGAGAGGAGGAGAACGGCGCTGGACTAGGCAACGAAGAGGATGGAACGCACGGGAAGAACGGTCCGGGAGGAGAGGACGAGGCGATGGGAGGCATCAGCGTGGAAGGAGAATATAACGACGAGGTGAACGACGGCGAAGAAGAAGACGGCGGCAGCGGCAGCGAGTCCGGAGACAACATGGGGGCTCTGGACGAGAATGACGGTACTGAGTAG
- the LOC133645213 gene encoding uncharacterized protein LOC133645213 isoform X1, whose translation MASRGGKTPQQGIKAHFTRHSKTTTTNSGTSLASPASSSVAAKEANAGSMTAASLPPEMESLHRLMTASMENIIAPLKRTMDEVKIIVEDQGKRIVDLEENATQLTERVTALEAICEQLLTQNESLNERMEDASNRSRRCNLRVTNVLPSPGERNDCVQFMQNFFATVLGDVFTEPPILDRAHRIGKENPGPNPRPRVMIVRFHYFQDKMRALRADRSLLQWKGQKIMLYPDYAPATVKLRATFTKTADEAQRFYDRRIARLPDMERNTTTKPARRGRATTQERGDTGREREEENGAGLGNEEDGTHGKNGPGGEDEAMGGISVEGEYNDEVNDGEEEDGGSGSESGDNMGALDENDGTE comes from the exons ATGGCTTCGCGGGGCGGCAAAACTCCACAGCAGGGGATAAAGGCGCACTTTACTCGGCATAGTAAAACTACCACTACAAACAGTGGGACTAGCTTAGCCTCTCCAGCTAGTAGCTCTGTAGCTGCTAAAGAGGCTAATGCTGGTAGCATGACCGCAGCCAGCCTACCCCCAGAAATGGAGAGCCTACACCGACTCATGACCGCATCAATGGAGAATATAATAGCTCCGCTGAAGAGGACCATGGATGAAGTGAAGATAATTGTGGAGGATCAAGGCAAAAGGATCGTCGACTTGGAAGAAAACGCAACGCAGCTAACTGAACGAGTCACCGCTCTTGAGGCTATATGTGAGCAGCTCTTGACCCAGAACGAGTCACTGAACGAACGCATGGAAGACGCCTCTAACAGGTCTAGACGCTGCAACCTGCGCGTCACGAACGTACTACCGAGTCCTGGGGAAAGGAACGACTGTGTTCAATTCATGCAAAACTTTTTTGCCACAGTACTTGGGGACGTGTTCACCGAGCCACCCATACTAGACAGAGCGCACAGGATCGGTAAGGAAAATCCGGGGCCCAACCCGAGGCCTAGAGTGATGATTGTCCGCTTCCATTACTTTCAGGACAAGATGCGTGCACTACGGGCAGACAGGAGCCTGCTACAATGGAAGGGACAGAAAATTATGCTCTATCCAGATTATGCGCCAGCTACTGTGAAACTTCGTGCCACATTCACCAAG ACCGCTGATGAAGCACAACGATTCTATGACCGGCGTATAGCCAGACTCCCGGACATGGAGAGAAACACAACTACCAAACCAGCGAGAAGAGGGCGCGCCACCACCCAGGAGAGAGGCGACACCGGCCGGGAGAGAGAGGAGGAGAACGGCGCTGGACTAGGCAACGAAGAGGATGGAACGCACGGGAAGAACGGTCCGGGAGGAGAGGACGAGGCGATGGGAGGCATCAGCGTGGAAGGAGAATATAACGACGAGGTGAACGACGGCGAAGAAGAAGACGGCGGCAGCGGCAGCGAGTCCGGAGACAACATGGGGGCTCTGGACGAGAATGACGGTACTGAGTAG